A portion of the Lycium ferocissimum isolate CSIRO_LF1 unplaced genomic scaffold, AGI_CSIRO_Lferr_CH_V1 ctg640, whole genome shotgun sequence genome contains these proteins:
- the LOC132045285 gene encoding defensin J1-2-like, protein MAGFKKLLATFFLMLMLVFATEMAEARTCESQSHRFKGTCVRKSNCAAVCQTEGFSGGHCRGVRRRCFCTRHC, encoded by the exons atggCTGGCTTTAAGAAATTGTTGGCAACCTTTTTCCTAATGCTGATGCTGGTTTTTGCCACTG aGATGGCTGAGGCAAGGACCTGTGAGTCCCAAAGCCACAGGTTCAAGGGAACATGCGTAAGGAAAAGCAATTGTGCTGCTGTTTGTCAAACTGAGGGCTTTTCCGGTGGCCATTGCCGTGGCGTTCGTCGCCGCTGCTTCTGCACCAGACACTGCTAA